The Streptomyces laurentii genome contains a region encoding:
- a CDS encoding P-loop ATPase (P-loop ATPase [Amycolatopsis mediterranei U32];~P-loop ATPase protein family; cl15794;~Predicted P-loop-containing kinase [General function prediction only];~identified by MetaGeneAnnotator; putative) yields the protein MTERDQNDQHENDQQRNDPHTYEDGAPDMDTGTGPGTTEEPAADTNGDAPIPELVIISGMSGAGRSTAAKCLEDLGWFVVDNLPPALIPTMVELGARSQGNVVRIAVVVDVRGRQFFDNLKDSLADLDAKQVTRRIVFLESSDEVLVRRFESVRRPHPLQGDGRIVDGIAAERDLLRELRGDADLVIDTSSLNVHELRAKMDAQFAGDEEPELRATVMSFGFKYGLPVDADLVVDMRFLPNPHWVPELRPFTGLNEEVASYVYNQPGAKEFLDRYTELLQLIAAGYRREGKRYVTIAVGCTGGKHRSVATAEKLAARLASEGVETVVVHRDMGRE from the coding sequence ATGACCGAGCGCGACCAGAACGATCAGCACGAGAACGATCAGCAGCGGAACGACCCGCACACGTACGAAGACGGAGCACCGGACATGGATACGGGCACGGGACCGGGGACCACGGAGGAGCCGGCCGCCGACACCAACGGCGACGCTCCCATCCCCGAGCTGGTGATCATCTCGGGGATGTCCGGCGCCGGCCGGTCCACCGCGGCGAAGTGCCTGGAGGACCTCGGCTGGTTCGTCGTCGACAACCTGCCGCCCGCCCTGATTCCCACCATGGTGGAGCTGGGCGCCCGATCGCAGGGCAACGTCGTCCGGATCGCCGTCGTCGTCGACGTCCGCGGCCGGCAGTTCTTCGACAACCTCAAGGACTCCCTCGCCGACCTCGACGCCAAGCAGGTCACCCGCCGGATCGTCTTCCTGGAGTCCTCCGACGAGGTCCTGGTCCGGCGCTTCGAGTCGGTCCGCCGCCCGCACCCGCTGCAGGGCGACGGCCGCATCGTCGACGGCATCGCCGCCGAGCGCGACCTGCTGCGCGAGCTGCGCGGCGACGCCGACCTGGTGATCGACACCTCCAGCCTCAACGTCCACGAGCTGCGCGCCAAGATGGACGCCCAGTTCGCCGGCGACGAGGAGCCCGAACTGCGGGCCACCGTGATGTCCTTCGGCTTCAAGTACGGCCTGCCCGTCGACGCCGACCTCGTCGTCGACATGCGCTTCCTGCCCAACCCGCACTGGGTCCCCGAGCTGCGCCCGTTCACCGGCCTGAACGAGGAGGTGGCGAGCTACGTCTACAACCAGCCCGGCGCCAAGGAGTTCCTGGACCGCTACACCGAGCTGCTCCAGCTGATCGCCGCCGGCTACCGGCGCGAGGGCAAGCGGTACGTGACCATCGCCGTCGGCTGTACGGGCGGCAAGCACCGGTCCGTGGCCACCGCCGAGAAGCTGGCCGCGCGGCTGGCCTCCGAGGGAGTGGAGACCGTGGTCGTCCACCGGGACATGGGGCGCGAGTGA
- a CDS encoding glyceraldehyde-3-phosphate dehydrogenase (Glyceraldehyde 3-phosphate dehydrogenase, C-terminal domain; pfam02800;~Glyceraldehyde 3-phosphate dehydrogenase, NAD binding domain; pfam00044;~Glyceraldehyde-3-phosphate dehydrogenase/erythrose-4-phosphate dehydrogenase [Carbohydrate transport andmetabolism]; COG0057;~glyceraldehyde-3-phosphate dehydrogenase [Streptomyces cattleya NRRL 8057 = DSM46488];~identified by MetaGeneAnnotator; putative) — MTIRVGINGFGRIGRNYFRALLEQGADIEVVAVNDLGDTATTAHLLKYDTILGRLKAEVTHTEDTITVDGHTVKVLSERDPAQIPWGELGVDIVVESTGIFTKREEAAKHLAGGAKKVLISAPAKDEDITIVMGVNQDKYDAANHHVISNASCTTNCVAPMAKVLDENFGIVRGLMTTVHAYTNDQRILDFPHRDLRRARAAAENIIPTTTGAAKATALVLPQLKGKLDGMAIRVPVPTGSVTDLVVELSREVTKDEVNAAFKKAADGELKGLLFYTEDPIVSSDITGDPASCTFDSSLTMVQEGNSVKVLGWYDNEWGYSNRLVDLTVFVGGQL; from the coding sequence GTGACGATCCGCGTAGGCATCAACGGCTTTGGCCGTATCGGTCGCAACTACTTCCGGGCGCTCCTTGAGCAGGGTGCCGACATCGAGGTCGTGGCCGTGAACGACCTGGGCGACACCGCGACCACGGCCCACCTGCTGAAGTACGACACCATTCTGGGCCGCCTCAAGGCCGAGGTGACCCACACCGAGGACACCATCACCGTCGACGGACACACCGTCAAGGTGCTGTCCGAGCGCGACCCCGCGCAGATTCCGTGGGGGGAGCTGGGCGTCGACATCGTCGTCGAGTCCACCGGCATCTTCACCAAGCGCGAGGAGGCCGCCAAGCACCTCGCGGGCGGCGCCAAGAAGGTCCTCATCTCGGCTCCGGCCAAGGACGAGGACATCACCATCGTCATGGGTGTCAACCAGGACAAGTACGACGCGGCGAACCACCACGTCATCTCCAACGCGTCCTGCACCACCAACTGCGTGGCGCCGATGGCCAAGGTCCTCGACGAGAACTTCGGCATCGTCCGCGGTCTGATGACCACGGTCCACGCGTACACCAACGACCAGCGCATCCTGGACTTCCCGCACCGCGACCTGCGTCGCGCCCGCGCGGCCGCGGAGAACATCATCCCGACCACGACCGGTGCCGCGAAGGCCACCGCCCTGGTCCTCCCGCAGCTCAAGGGCAAGCTCGACGGCATGGCCATCCGCGTCCCGGTCCCGACCGGTTCGGTCACCGACCTGGTCGTGGAGCTGTCCCGCGAGGTCACCAAGGACGAGGTCAACGCCGCGTTCAAGAAGGCCGCGGACGGCGAGCTCAAGGGCCTGCTGTTCTACACCGAGGACCCGATCGTGTCCTCGGACATCACCGGCGACCCGGCCTCCTGCACCTTCGACTCGTCGCTGACGATGGTCCAGGAGGGCAACTCGGTCAAGGTCCTCGGCTGGTACGACAACGAGTGGGGCTACTCCAACCGGCTGGTCGACCTCACCGTCTTCGTCGGTGGTCAGCTCTAG
- a CDS encoding electron transporter (Domain of unknown function (DUF4109); pfam13397;~KEGG: sma:SAV_6300 electron transporter;~electron transporter [Catenulispora acidiphila DSM44928];~identified by MetaGeneAnnotator; putative) — protein MGEAERGESAPRLRISFWCSNGHETQPSFASDAQVPETWDCPRCGFPAGQDQDNPPDPPRTEPYKTHLAYVRERRSDADGEAILAEALAKLRGEI, from the coding sequence ATGGGGGAGGCCGAGCGGGGCGAGTCGGCACCGCGTCTTCGGATCTCCTTCTGGTGCTCGAACGGGCACGAGACCCAGCCCAGCTTCGCCAGCGACGCGCAGGTGCCGGAGACCTGGGACTGTCCGCGCTGTGGCTTCCCGGCCGGTCAGGACCAGGACAACCCGCCGGACCCGCCGCGCACGGAACCGTACAAGACGCACCTCGCCTACGTACGGGAGCGGCGCAGCGACGCCGACGGGGAGGCGATTCTCGCCGAGGCGCTCGCCAAGCTCCGCGGCGAGATCTGA
- a CDS encoding hypothetical protein (Hypothetical protein SVEN_1579 [Streptomyces venezuelae ATCC10712];~conserved hypothetical protein, cofD-related; TIGR01826;~dimer interface [polypeptide binding];~family of mostly uncharacterized proteins similar to B.subtilis YvcK; cd07187;~identified by MetaGeneAnnotator; putative;~phosphate binding site [ion binding];~putative substrate binding pocket [chemical binding]) yields the protein MKPYRRRHSTLAVRRTLRRRGAQPKVVALGGGMGLSASLAALRRITGDLTAVVTVADDGGSSGRLREELGVLPPGDLRKALAALCGDDDWGQTWARVIQHRFQSKGEMHGHAVGNLLIVALWEQLGGDPVQALDLVGKLLGAHGRVLPMSAVPLELQALVKGHDPARPHDVDTVRGQATVALTPGEVQSVHLVPNDPPAVPEAVAAVLDADWVVLGPGSWFSSVIPHLLVPELLDALMETKARRVLSLNLAPQPGETEGFSPQRHLEVLARHAPKLALDVVLADEAAVPDASAREPLAEAAKRLGAAVELAPVARPDGTPKHDPELLAAAYDRIFRMHGRIGPWR from the coding sequence GTGAAACCGTACCGCCGTCGTCACTCCACCCTGGCGGTGCGGCGCACGCTGCGCCGCCGCGGCGCGCAGCCCAAGGTCGTCGCGCTCGGCGGCGGCATGGGCCTGTCGGCCTCGCTCGCCGCGCTGCGCCGGATCACCGGCGACCTGACCGCCGTGGTCACCGTCGCCGACGACGGGGGCTCCAGCGGCCGGCTCCGCGAGGAGCTGGGCGTACTGCCCCCGGGCGACCTGCGCAAGGCGCTCGCGGCGCTGTGCGGCGACGACGACTGGGGCCAGACCTGGGCCCGGGTCATCCAGCACCGCTTCCAGTCCAAGGGCGAGATGCACGGCCACGCCGTCGGCAACCTGCTGATCGTCGCCCTCTGGGAGCAGCTGGGCGGCGACCCGGTGCAGGCCCTGGACCTGGTCGGCAAGCTGCTCGGCGCGCACGGCCGGGTGCTGCCCATGTCCGCCGTACCGCTGGAGCTGCAGGCCCTGGTCAAGGGCCACGACCCGGCCCGTCCGCACGACGTGGACACGGTACGGGGCCAGGCCACCGTGGCGCTCACGCCCGGCGAGGTGCAGTCCGTACACCTGGTGCCGAACGACCCGCCGGCCGTGCCGGAGGCGGTCGCGGCCGTCCTGGACGCCGACTGGGTGGTGCTCGGTCCGGGCTCCTGGTTCTCCTCGGTCATCCCGCATCTGCTGGTGCCGGAACTGCTCGACGCCCTGATGGAGACCAAGGCCCGCCGGGTGCTCTCGTTGAACCTCGCGCCGCAGCCCGGAGAAACCGAGGGCTTCTCCCCGCAGCGTCATTTGGAGGTTTTGGCACGACACGCCCCTAAACTCGCCCTGGACGTGGTGCTGGCCGACGAGGCCGCCGTGCCCGACGCGTCGGCAAGAGAACCCCTCGCCGAAGCCGCGAAGCGGCTCGGCGCCGCGGTCGAGCTGGCGCCGGTGGCCCGGCCCGACGGCACTCCGAAGCACGACCCGGAGCTGTTGGCCGCCGCGTACGACCGTATTTTTCGGATGCATGGAAGGATCGGCCCATGGCGATGA
- a CDS encoding transcriptional regulatory protein whiA (Mapped to H37Rv Rv1423;~Sporulation Regulator WhiA N terminal; pfam10298;~Uncharacterized protein conserved in bacteria [Function unknown];~identified by MetaGeneAnnotator; putative;~transcriptional regulatory protein whiA [Mycobacterium tuberculosis F11]) → MAMTAAVKDEISRLPVTRTCCRKAEVSSILRFAGGLHLVSGRIVIEAELDTAMAARRLKRDILEIFGHSSELIVMAPGGLRRGSRFVVRVVAGGDQLARQTGLVDGRGRPIRGLPPQVVSGATCDAEAAWRGAFLAHGSLTEPGRSSSLEVTCPGPEAALALVGAARRLSIAAKAREVRGVDRVVVRDGDAIGALLTRLGAHESVLAWEERRMRREVRATANRLANFDDANLRRSARAAVAAGARVARALEILGEEVPEHLAAAGRLRMEHKQASLEELGALADPPLTKDAVAGRIRRLLAMADKRAQDLGIPGTESNLTEELDDSLVG, encoded by the coding sequence ATGGCGATGACGGCAGCGGTGAAGGACGAGATCTCCCGGCTCCCCGTCACCCGGACCTGCTGCAGGAAGGCCGAGGTCTCGTCGATCCTGCGGTTCGCGGGCGGGCTGCACCTGGTGAGCGGCCGGATCGTGATCGAGGCGGAGCTGGACACCGCGATGGCGGCCCGCCGGCTCAAGCGGGACATCCTGGAGATCTTCGGGCACAGCTCGGAGCTGATCGTGATGGCGCCCGGCGGACTGCGCCGCGGCTCGCGCTTCGTCGTGCGCGTGGTCGCGGGCGGCGACCAGCTGGCCCGCCAGACCGGTCTGGTCGACGGCCGCGGCCGGCCCATCCGCGGCCTGCCCCCGCAGGTCGTCTCCGGGGCCACCTGTGACGCCGAGGCGGCCTGGCGCGGGGCGTTCCTCGCGCACGGCTCGCTGACCGAGCCGGGCCGCTCCTCCTCGCTGGAGGTCACCTGCCCCGGCCCGGAGGCCGCGCTGGCCCTGGTCGGCGCCGCCCGGCGGCTCTCGATCGCGGCGAAGGCCCGTGAGGTACGCGGTGTGGACCGGGTCGTCGTCCGCGACGGCGACGCCATCGGCGCCCTGCTGACCCGGCTCGGCGCGCACGAGTCGGTGCTGGCCTGGGAGGAGCGGCGGATGCGGCGCGAGGTCCGCGCCACCGCCAACCGGCTCGCCAACTTCGACGACGCCAACCTGCGCCGCTCGGCCCGCGCGGCGGTCGCCGCGGGCGCCCGGGTGGCCCGCGCCCTGGAGATCCTCGGCGAGGAGGTGCCCGAGCACCTCGCGGCCGCCGGACGGCTGCGCATGGAGCACAAGCAGGCGTCCCTGGAGGAGCTGGGCGCGCTCGCCGACCCGCCGCTCACCAAGGACGCGGTGGCGGGCCGGATCCGCCGGCTGCTCGCCATGGCCGACAAGCGGGCGCAGGACCTCGGCATCCCGGGGACCGAGTCCAACCTGACGGAGGAGCTGGACGACAGCCTCGTCGGCTGA
- a CDS encoding triosephosphate isomerase (Triosephosphate isomerase (TIM) isa glycolytic enzyme that catalyzes the interconversion of dihydroxyacetone phosphate and D-glyceraldehyde-3-phosphate. The reaction is very efficient and requires neither cofactors nor metal ions. TIM, usually...; cd00311;~catalytic triad [active];~dimer interface [polypeptide binding];~identified by MetaGeneAnnotator; putative;~substrate binding site [chemical binding];~triosephosphate isomerase [Amycolatopsis mediterranei U32]): MSIRTPLMAGNWKMNLNHLEAIAHTQKLAFALTDKDFDAVEVAVLVPFTDLRSVQTLVDGDKLKIKYGAQDISAHDSGAYTGEISGPMLAKLKCAYVAVGHSERRQYHAETDEVCNAKVKAAYRHGVTPILCVGEELPVRDAGEAVPHTLAQVEGGLKDIPAEQAESVVIAYEPVWAIGTGKVCGADDAQEVCGAIRGKLAELYSQELADKVRIQYGGSVKSGNVAEIMAKPDIDGALVGGAALDAEEFVKIIRFRDQ; encoded by the coding sequence ATGAGCATCCGTACCCCGCTGATGGCGGGCAACTGGAAGATGAACCTCAACCACCTCGAGGCCATCGCCCACACCCAGAAGCTCGCGTTCGCCCTGACCGACAAGGACTTCGACGCCGTGGAGGTCGCGGTCCTCGTGCCCTTCACCGACCTGCGGTCCGTGCAGACCCTGGTCGACGGCGACAAGCTGAAGATCAAGTACGGCGCCCAGGACATCTCGGCGCACGACTCCGGCGCGTACACCGGCGAGATCTCCGGCCCGATGCTGGCGAAGCTGAAGTGCGCGTACGTGGCCGTCGGCCACTCGGAGCGCCGCCAGTACCACGCCGAGACCGACGAGGTCTGCAACGCCAAGGTGAAGGCCGCCTACCGGCACGGCGTGACCCCGATCCTGTGCGTCGGCGAGGAGCTGCCCGTCCGCGACGCCGGCGAAGCCGTCCCGCACACCCTGGCCCAGGTCGAGGGCGGTCTGAAGGACATCCCGGCCGAGCAGGCCGAGTCCGTCGTGATCGCCTACGAGCCGGTGTGGGCCATCGGCACCGGCAAGGTCTGCGGCGCCGACGACGCCCAGGAGGTCTGCGGGGCGATCCGCGGCAAGCTCGCCGAGCTGTACTCCCAGGAGCTGGCCGACAAGGTCCGCATCCAGTACGGCGGCTCCGTCAAGAGCGGCAACGTCGCCGAGATCATGGCGAAGCCCGACATCGACGGCGCCCTGGTCGGCGGCGCGGCGCTGGACGCCGAGGAGTTCGTCAAGATCATCCGCTTCCGCGACCAGTGA
- a CDS encoding phosphoglycerate kinase (ADP binding site [chemical binding];~Phosphoglycerate kinase (PGK) isa monomeric enzymewhich catalyzes the transfer of the high-energy phosphate group of 1,3-bisphosphoglycerate to ADP, forming ATP and 3-phosphoglycerate. This reaction represents the first of the two substrate-level...; cd00318;~Phosphoglycerate kinase; pfam00162;~catalytic site [active];~hinge regions;~identified by MetaGeneAnnotator; putative;~phosphoglycerate kinase [Streptomyces cattleya NRRL 8057 = DSM46488];~substrate binding site [chemical binding]), with amino-acid sequence MKTIDELLAQGVSGKRVFVRADLNVPLDGTTITDDGRIRAVVPTVKALAAAGARVVVASHLGRPKGAPDPAFSLAPAAARLGELLGADVAFATDTVGDSAQAVVAGLADGRVAVLENLRFNAGETSKDDAERGAFADLLATLADVYVGDGFGAVHRKHASVFDLPARLPHYAGYLIATEVGVLKKLTEDVRRPYVVALGGSKVSDKIGVIDNLLDKADRILIGGGMVFTFLAAKGHEVGTSLLQEDQKQKCLEYLAEAERRGVEFVLPVDILVSDGFPDLKAKAPTHPETVAADAMPAGKLGLDIGPDTRKLYAAKLADAGTVFWNGPMGVFEHPDYAEGTRAVAQALLDAPGFTVVGGGDSAAAVRTLGFDENAFGHISTGGGASLEYLEGKTLPGLAALED; translated from the coding sequence ATGAAGACGATCGACGAGCTGCTCGCCCAGGGCGTCTCCGGCAAGCGGGTGTTCGTCCGCGCCGACCTCAACGTGCCCCTCGACGGCACGACCATCACCGACGACGGCCGCATCCGCGCCGTCGTCCCGACCGTCAAGGCGCTGGCTGCGGCCGGTGCCCGGGTCGTGGTGGCCTCGCACCTCGGCCGCCCCAAGGGCGCGCCGGACCCGGCGTTCTCGCTCGCCCCGGCCGCCGCGCGCCTGGGCGAACTGCTCGGCGCCGACGTGGCGTTCGCGACCGACACGGTCGGCGACTCCGCCCAGGCCGTGGTCGCGGGCCTGGCCGACGGCCGGGTCGCCGTCCTGGAGAACCTCCGCTTCAACGCCGGCGAGACCTCGAAGGACGACGCCGAACGCGGCGCGTTCGCCGACCTCCTGGCCACTCTCGCCGACGTGTACGTGGGCGACGGCTTCGGCGCCGTGCACCGCAAGCACGCCTCGGTCTTCGACCTCCCGGCCCGGCTGCCGCACTACGCCGGCTACCTCATCGCCACCGAGGTCGGCGTCCTGAAGAAGCTCACCGAGGACGTCCGGCGCCCCTACGTGGTCGCCCTCGGCGGCTCCAAGGTCTCCGACAAGATCGGCGTCATCGACAACCTGCTGGACAAGGCCGACCGCATCCTCATCGGCGGCGGCATGGTCTTCACCTTCCTCGCCGCCAAGGGCCACGAGGTCGGCACCTCGCTGCTCCAGGAGGACCAGAAGCAGAAGTGCCTGGAGTACCTGGCGGAGGCGGAGCGGCGCGGTGTGGAGTTCGTGCTGCCCGTCGACATCCTGGTCTCGGACGGGTTCCCGGACCTGAAGGCCAAGGCCCCGACCCACCCGGAGACCGTCGCCGCCGACGCCATGCCGGCCGGAAAGCTGGGCCTGGACATCGGCCCGGACACCCGCAAGCTGTACGCCGCCAAGCTCGCCGACGCGGGCACCGTGTTCTGGAACGGCCCCATGGGCGTCTTCGAGCACCCCGACTACGCCGAGGGCACCCGTGCCGTCGCCCAGGCGCTGCTCGACGCGCCCGGCTTCACCGTCGTCGGCGGTGGCGACTCGGCCGCCGCCGTCCGCACCCTGGGCTTCGACGAGAATGCCTTCGGCCACATCTCGACCGGCGGCGGCGCCTCCCTCGAATACCTCGAGGGCAAGACGCTTCCCGGCCTCGCCGCACTGGAGGACTGA
- a CDS encoding uvrABC system protein C (Catalytic GIY-YIG domain of nucleotide excision repair endonucleases UvrC, Cho, and similar proteins; cd10434;~GIY-YIG motif/motif A;~UvrABC system protein C [Streptomyces albus J1074];~UvrC Helix-hairpin-helix N-terminal; pfam08459;~catalytic site [active];~excinuclease ABC subunit C; Validated; PRK00558;~identified by MetaGeneAnnotator; putative;~metal binding site [ion binding];~putative DNA binding site [nucleotide binding]): MADPSSYRPKPGQIPDSPGVYKFRDEHRRVIYVGKAKSLRQRLANYFQPLASLHPRTATMVTTAASVEWTVVSTEVEALQLEYSWIKEYDPRFNVKYRDDKSYPYLAVTLNEEFPRVQVMRGHKKKGVRYFGPYGHAWAIRETVDLMLRVFPVRTCSAGVFRNAASAGRPCLLGYIGKCSAPCVGRVTPEEHRELAGDFCDFMAGRTGTYIRRLEKRMMLAAEDMEYEKAARLRDDIEALRKAMEKSAVVLADATDADLIALAEDELEAAVQIFHVRGGRVRGQRGWVTDKVEAVSAAGLVEHALQQLYGEERGDGVPKEVLVPALPEDTAAVSQWLADRRGSQVSLRIPQRGDKKDLMETVARNAQQALVLHKTKRASDLTTRSRALEEVADALGLDSAPLRIECFDISHLQGEDVVASMVVFEDGLPRKSEFRRFQIKGFEGQDDVRSMHEVISRRFKRYLAEKEKTGEWVDGEVPAETPGAIESADSADTPEGREDDGRPKRFAYPPQLVVVDGGQPQVAAAQRALTELGIDDVAVCGLAKRLEEVWLPGDDDPVVLPRSSEGLYLLQRVRDAAHDFAIRYQRSKRSKRVRSSPLDAVPGLGETRKQALIKHFGSVKRLRQATIEQICEVPGMGRKTAEAVAVALAQAAPAAPAVNTATGEIMEDDGGTTA; the protein is encoded by the coding sequence ATGGCCGACCCCTCCAGTTACCGCCCGAAGCCGGGACAGATCCCCGACTCGCCGGGGGTCTACAAATTCCGCGACGAGCACCGCCGGGTGATCTACGTCGGGAAGGCGAAGTCGCTGCGCCAGCGCCTGGCCAACTACTTCCAGCCCCTGGCGAGCCTGCACCCGCGCACCGCGACGATGGTGACCACGGCCGCCTCCGTGGAGTGGACCGTCGTGTCGACCGAGGTCGAGGCGCTCCAGCTGGAGTACTCCTGGATCAAGGAGTACGACCCCCGGTTCAACGTGAAGTACCGGGACGACAAGAGCTACCCCTACCTCGCGGTGACCCTGAACGAGGAGTTCCCGCGGGTCCAGGTGATGCGCGGCCACAAGAAGAAGGGCGTGCGCTACTTCGGCCCGTACGGGCACGCGTGGGCGATCCGCGAGACCGTCGACCTGATGCTGCGGGTGTTCCCCGTCCGCACCTGCTCCGCCGGTGTCTTCCGCAACGCCGCCTCCGCCGGCCGCCCCTGCCTGCTCGGCTACATCGGCAAGTGCTCCGCGCCCTGCGTGGGCCGGGTCACCCCGGAGGAGCACCGCGAACTGGCCGGTGACTTCTGCGACTTCATGGCCGGCCGCACCGGCACGTACATCCGCCGGCTGGAGAAGCGGATGATGCTGGCGGCCGAGGACATGGAGTACGAGAAGGCGGCCCGGCTGCGCGACGACATAGAGGCGCTGCGCAAGGCCATGGAGAAGAGCGCCGTCGTGCTGGCCGACGCCACCGACGCCGACCTGATCGCGCTCGCCGAGGACGAGCTGGAGGCCGCCGTCCAGATCTTCCACGTCCGCGGCGGACGCGTGCGCGGCCAGCGCGGCTGGGTCACCGACAAGGTCGAGGCCGTCAGCGCCGCCGGGCTCGTCGAGCACGCCCTCCAGCAGCTGTACGGCGAGGAGCGCGGCGACGGGGTCCCCAAGGAGGTCCTGGTCCCGGCCCTGCCCGAGGACACCGCGGCGGTGTCCCAGTGGCTGGCCGACCGCCGCGGTTCCCAGGTGTCCCTGCGGATCCCGCAGCGCGGCGACAAGAAGGACCTGATGGAGACGGTCGCGCGCAACGCGCAGCAGGCGCTCGTCCTGCACAAGACCAAGCGGGCCAGCGACCTGACCACCCGCTCCCGGGCCCTGGAGGAGGTCGCAGACGCGCTCGGCCTGGACTCGGCGCCGCTGCGCATCGAGTGCTTCGACATCTCGCACCTCCAGGGCGAGGACGTGGTGGCGTCCATGGTCGTCTTCGAGGACGGGCTGCCCCGCAAGAGCGAGTTCCGCCGCTTCCAGATCAAGGGCTTCGAAGGCCAGGACGACGTCCGGTCGATGCACGAGGTGATCAGCCGCCGCTTCAAGCGCTACCTCGCGGAGAAGGAGAAGACGGGGGAGTGGGTGGACGGCGAGGTGCCGGCCGAGACCCCCGGAGCGATCGAGTCCGCCGACTCCGCCGACACCCCCGAGGGCCGGGAGGACGACGGCCGCCCCAAGCGCTTCGCGTACCCCCCGCAGCTCGTCGTGGTCGACGGCGGGCAGCCGCAGGTCGCCGCCGCCCAGCGGGCCCTCACCGAGCTGGGCATCGACGACGTCGCCGTCTGCGGCCTGGCCAAGCGCCTGGAGGAGGTCTGGCTGCCCGGCGACGACGACCCGGTGGTGCTGCCCCGTTCCAGCGAGGGCCTGTACCTCCTCCAGCGGGTCCGTGACGCGGCGCACGACTTCGCCATCCGTTACCAGCGGTCCAAGCGGAGCAAGCGCGTCCGCAGCAGCCCCCTCGACGCCGTCCCCGGCCTCGGCGAGACACGCAAACAGGCACTCATCAAGCATTTCGGCTCGGTCAAACGCCTCCGGCAGGCGACAATCGAGCAGATCTGCGAGGTCCCCGGCATGGGCCGCAAGACGGCGGAGGCCGTGGCGGTGGCCCTCGCGCAGGCGGCTCCGGCCGCGCCCGCCGTGAACACGGCCACAGGAGAGATCATGGAAGACGACGGGGGCACCACCGCATGA
- a CDS encoding preprotein translocase subunit secG (Preprotein translocase SecG subunit; pfam03840;~Preprotein translocase subunit SecG [Streptomyces venezuelae ATCC10712];~identified by MetaGeneAnnotator; putative): MVMGFSIALIVFSALLMLLVLMHKGKGGGLSDMFGGGMQSSVGGSSVAERNLDRITVVIGLLWFACIVVLGLVMKMDG; encoded by the coding sequence GTGGTTATGGGGTTTTCGATCGCCCTGATCGTCTTCAGTGCGCTGCTGATGCTGCTCGTGCTGATGCACAAGGGCAAGGGCGGCGGCCTCTCCGACATGTTCGGTGGCGGCATGCAGTCCTCCGTCGGTGGCTCCTCGGTCGCCGAGCGGAACCTGGACCGGATCACCGTGGTGATCGGTCTGCTGTGGTTCGCGTGCATTGTCGTACTTGGTCTCGTGATGAAGATGGACGGGTAA